A stretch of the Halomonas sp. BDJS001 genome encodes the following:
- a CDS encoding Lrp/AsnC family transcriptional regulator, with translation MMKLDRYDLKILDILSRDGRITKSKLAEAINLSVSPCWERVKRLEKAGVIEGYTARINADVLVPRNPVWVQIELKQHNADSFARFEALVMQTPEVTECVAVGGGVDYLVKFEARTIDSYQRLMDKWLVSDAGIERYFTYIVTKTVKKEPLGIDTDGSM, from the coding sequence ATGATGAAACTTGACCGATATGATCTGAAAATTCTCGACATCCTCTCCCGCGATGGGCGAATCACCAAGTCGAAGCTGGCCGAGGCGATCAACCTTTCGGTCAGCCCCTGCTGGGAGCGGGTAAAAAGGCTGGAAAAAGCCGGGGTGATTGAAGGGTATACTGCGCGCATCAACGCGGATGTGTTGGTGCCGCGCAATCCTGTATGGGTGCAGATTGAACTCAAACAGCACAACGCCGACAGTTTTGCGCGCTTTGAAGCGCTGGTGATGCAAACCCCGGAGGTGACTGAGTGTGTGGCGGTGGGGGGCGGTGTGGATTACCTGGTGAAGTTTGAAGCCCGCACCATCGACAGCTATCAGCGCCTGATGGATAAGTGGCTGGTATCTGACGCGGGGATTGAGCGTTACTTCACTTATATTGTGACTAAAACGGTGAAGAAGGAGCCGTTGGGAATTGACACTGACGGCTCCATGTAG
- the doeB gene encoding N(2)-acetyl-L-2,4-diaminobutanoate deacetylase DoeB: MTDQPSQLRPSPISATVDFDADGVQHGFLKLPISTDESAWGAVMIPVTVIKNGDGPTALLTGGNHGDEYEGITSLLKLSSTLKAENVTGRVIIVPCMNTPAVMAGKRTSPMDKGNLNRSFPGDPNGSVTPQIADYFTRVLVPMADVVLDLHSGGRTLDILPFGASHVLDDKAQQQAALEGAKAFGAPYAMVMFELDAEKLFDTACERQGKVFVATELGGGGTSTPQSIAIAERGVRNFLIHYGLVEGEVEMPAGGQIYLDMPDASCYVQSQHSGVLELLVALGDEVKKGQTIAYVYDMTRSGTEPVAYKAERDGILMARRAPSLINMGDTLAVIADVVERLEA, from the coding sequence ATGACCGATCAACCGAGCCAACTGCGGCCGAGCCCTATTTCTGCCACCGTTGATTTTGATGCCGATGGCGTACAGCACGGCTTTTTAAAACTACCGATTTCTACCGATGAGTCTGCCTGGGGCGCGGTGATGATCCCCGTGACCGTGATTAAGAACGGCGACGGCCCCACGGCGCTGTTGACCGGCGGCAATCACGGCGATGAATATGAAGGCATCACCTCGCTGTTGAAGCTCTCTTCAACGCTGAAGGCAGAAAATGTGACCGGGCGAGTGATTATCGTACCGTGCATGAACACTCCAGCGGTGATGGCGGGCAAGCGTACCTCGCCGATGGACAAGGGCAACCTCAACCGCAGCTTTCCCGGCGACCCCAACGGCAGTGTCACGCCGCAAATTGCCGACTACTTTACCCGCGTGTTGGTGCCCATGGCGGACGTTGTCCTCGACCTGCACTCCGGTGGTCGGACGCTGGATATCCTGCCGTTTGGCGCCTCCCATGTGCTTGACGACAAAGCACAGCAGCAGGCTGCTCTGGAAGGTGCCAAAGCGTTCGGTGCCCCCTATGCCATGGTGATGTTTGAGCTGGATGCAGAAAAACTCTTCGATACCGCCTGCGAGCGCCAGGGCAAAGTATTCGTCGCCACTGAGCTGGGTGGGGGCGGCACTTCGACACCTCAGAGCATAGCCATTGCCGAGCGCGGCGTGCGCAATTTCCTGATTCACTACGGCCTGGTAGAAGGTGAAGTGGAGATGCCAGCAGGCGGGCAGATATACCTCGATATGCCCGATGCCAGCTGCTACGTGCAGAGCCAGCACTCTGGCGTGCTAGAGCTGTTGGTCGCGCTGGGGGACGAAGTGAAAAAAGGCCAAACCATCGCCTACGTGTACGACATGACCCGCAGCGGCACCGAGCCGGTGGCCTATAAAGCAGAGCGCGACGGCATTTTAATGGCTCGCCGTGCGCCCTCACTGATCAATATGGGGGATACCCTGGCGGTGATTGCCGATGTTGTTGAACGCCTGGAGGCGTAA
- the doeA gene encoding ectoine hydrolase DoeA (DoeA (degradation of ectoine A) is also called EutD (ectoine utilization D).), translating to MTQVSLPFTREEYATRLWKVRAEMASRGIDVLIVSDPSNMAWLTGYDGWSFYVHQCVLVGLEGEPVWFGRRMDANGALRTCWIDPDNITYYPDYYVQNPDMHPMEYLAQSIMPDRGWHLGVVGMEMDNYYFSAKAYLSLLKELPHARFMDANSLVNWCRAIKSPQEVEYMRIAAKIVEGMHTRILEVIEPGLPKSKLVSEIYRVGIEGFVDENGKVFGGDYPAIVPMLPTGKDAAAPHLTWDDTPFRKGEGTFFEIAGVFKRYHAPMSRTVFLGTPPTDFIRAESALLEGIENGLAVAKPGNRTADIAMALGAAMDKYGFDRGGARCGYPIGISYPPDWGERTMSLRPSDETILEPGMTFHFMPGLWEENWGLEITESILITEDGCETLANFPRQLFVK from the coding sequence ATGACTCAGGTTTCCCTGCCTTTCACGCGCGAAGAGTACGCTACCCGCCTGTGGAAAGTGCGTGCTGAAATGGCCAGTCGAGGCATTGACGTATTGATCGTCAGTGACCCTTCCAATATGGCTTGGCTAACCGGCTACGACGGTTGGTCGTTTTATGTGCATCAGTGTGTGCTGGTGGGCCTTGAAGGCGAGCCGGTATGGTTCGGGCGGCGCATGGACGCGAATGGTGCGCTACGTACCTGCTGGATCGACCCTGACAATATTACCTACTACCCGGATTACTACGTACAGAATCCGGACATGCATCCCATGGAGTATCTGGCTCAGTCGATCATGCCTGATCGCGGCTGGCACTTGGGTGTGGTGGGTATGGAGATGGATAACTACTACTTCTCCGCCAAAGCCTATCTAAGCCTGCTGAAAGAGCTGCCCCATGCGCGCTTTATGGATGCCAATTCGCTGGTGAACTGGTGTCGGGCGATCAAGTCGCCCCAAGAAGTTGAGTACATGCGTATTGCCGCCAAAATTGTCGAAGGCATGCATACGCGTATCCTGGAGGTGATTGAGCCAGGCTTGCCCAAGAGTAAGCTGGTGTCAGAGATTTACCGCGTTGGCATCGAAGGTTTTGTGGACGAAAACGGCAAAGTGTTTGGTGGCGACTATCCTGCCATAGTACCCATGCTGCCCACTGGTAAGGACGCCGCTGCGCCGCACCTGACCTGGGACGACACGCCGTTTCGCAAAGGGGAAGGCACCTTCTTTGAGATTGCCGGGGTGTTTAAGCGCTACCACGCACCAATGTCGCGTACGGTATTTCTGGGTACGCCGCCGACGGATTTTATTCGCGCGGAATCCGCCCTTCTGGAAGGTATCGAAAACGGCTTGGCAGTCGCCAAACCCGGTAACCGCACGGCGGATATTGCCATGGCGCTGGGGGCGGCGATGGATAAATACGGTTTTGACCGCGGCGGTGCCCGTTGTGGTTACCCCATCGGTATTTCCTACCCGCCTGACTGGGGTGAGCGCACCATGAGCCTACGTCCCTCCGATGAGACTATTCTGGAACCGGGCATGACGTTCCACTTTATGCCAGGGCTCTGGGAAGAGAACTGGGGCTTGGAAATTACCGAGAGTATTTTAATTACCGAAGATGGCTGCGAAACCCTGGCCAATTTCCCGCGCCAGCTGTTTGTAAAGTAG
- a CDS encoding 2-hydroxyacid dehydrogenase, which translates to MKIVVHIDEADQWQAALAEALPQATVLTSEAPVDERKEADYLAIWKAPAHILQEQTQLKGIINLGAGVDYLLKTPGLPKDVPIVKLRDAGMGELMADYALYGVLHFYRSMDRYATQQHSATWQPQEVVEKAQWPVGVLGLGAIGSFVASALQQAGFPVLGWSRSPKQISGVHCFHGDDGLSELLGQVQSLITILPDTAATQHILNAERLAQLPQGASVINPGRGSLIDEQALLEALGSSNQQGHLRGALLDVFHEEPLPSDHPLWQHPRVIVTPHMAAPTPLNDAIDQVISYVHAFESGEKLSTINPEAGY; encoded by the coding sequence ATGAAAATTGTTGTGCATATTGATGAGGCTGATCAGTGGCAAGCCGCACTTGCGGAAGCCTTGCCCCAAGCCACCGTACTCACCAGCGAAGCGCCGGTAGATGAACGTAAAGAGGCTGACTATCTCGCCATCTGGAAGGCTCCAGCACACATACTGCAAGAGCAGACCCAGCTCAAAGGCATCATTAATTTAGGCGCAGGGGTGGATTATCTGCTGAAAACCCCTGGCCTGCCTAAAGACGTACCCATCGTAAAATTACGCGATGCGGGTATGGGCGAACTGATGGCCGATTACGCTCTATATGGCGTGCTGCACTTTTACCGCAGTATGGATCGTTATGCCACCCAGCAACATAGTGCCACTTGGCAACCGCAAGAGGTGGTGGAAAAAGCTCAGTGGCCGGTGGGTGTGTTAGGCCTGGGCGCTATTGGCAGCTTCGTGGCCAGTGCCTTGCAGCAAGCGGGCTTCCCGGTGCTGGGCTGGAGCCGCTCCCCCAAGCAGATCAGCGGCGTGCACTGCTTTCATGGCGATGATGGATTAAGCGAACTGCTCGGCCAAGTGCAGAGCCTGATCACCATTTTGCCCGATACGGCCGCCACTCAACATATTCTCAACGCCGAGCGGCTGGCCCAATTGCCCCAAGGCGCTAGTGTGATTAACCCTGGTCGGGGTAGTTTGATTGATGAACAGGCGCTATTAGAAGCACTGGGTAGCAGTAACCAGCAGGGCCACCTGCGGGGTGCGTTGCTGGATGTATTCCATGAAGAGCCGCTGCCGTCTGACCATCCGTTATGGCAGCATCCCAGGGTAATCGTCACTCCCCATATGGCGGCGCCTACCCCGCTTAACGATGCCATCGACCAAGTGATCTCTTACGTGCATGCCTTTGAATCGGGCGAAAAACTCTCCACGATCAACCCCGAGGCAGGTTACTGA
- a CDS encoding lysine exporter LysO family protein — protein sequence MFSGLLIVLLPLLLGYLVRVRSVQLQNLINRAVNSSVYLILLFMGISLAGLENLSSQLSRLGGNALLLFSITTLFNLAALWWLSRRLTLKAGNSPVVKDAPTSKLAAMQGSLLLVAVVAGGVITGLLLGPHLGERLFNSADLLAEWVLYLLLALIGCQLRNSGMPLRQILLNRMGLSIAVTLAISSLLAGLAAAPLLSLSWNEGLAMASGFGWYSLSAILIGDQLGPLMGGVAFFNDLTRELLAFILIPLVIHRHTALAIGYGGATSMDFTLPVIQQHGGVACVPIAVVSGFILSLLSPPLILFFLSLSG from the coding sequence ATGTTTTCAGGTTTATTGATCGTTCTATTACCGCTTTTATTGGGCTACCTAGTTCGCGTCCGTTCCGTACAGTTACAAAACTTGATCAATCGAGCGGTTAATAGCTCGGTCTATCTTATTCTACTGTTCATGGGCATAAGCCTTGCCGGCCTGGAGAATCTGTCTAGTCAGCTTTCACGCTTGGGCGGCAACGCCTTGCTGCTGTTTAGCATTACCACGCTGTTTAATTTAGCAGCGCTATGGTGGCTATCGCGCCGTTTAACGCTTAAGGCAGGCAACTCGCCGGTGGTCAAAGACGCCCCCACCAGCAAGCTGGCGGCCATGCAGGGGTCGCTGCTGTTGGTCGCCGTGGTGGCTGGGGGTGTGATCACTGGCCTGCTGCTTGGGCCACACCTGGGTGAAAGGCTTTTCAACAGCGCAGATTTACTGGCCGAATGGGTGCTCTACCTGCTGCTAGCCCTGATCGGCTGCCAGTTACGCAACTCCGGTATGCCACTCAGGCAGATCTTACTCAACCGCATGGGCCTGTCGATTGCAGTAACGCTGGCAATAAGTTCGCTGCTAGCAGGCTTGGCTGCCGCCCCACTGCTCTCATTAAGCTGGAACGAAGGCCTGGCAATGGCATCAGGCTTTGGTTGGTACTCACTCTCGGCTATCTTGATTGGCGACCAGCTTGGCCCGTTGATGGGCGGCGTGGCGTTCTTCAACGACCTGACTCGGGAGCTGTTGGCGTTTATCCTGATTCCGCTGGTAATTCATCGCCATACCGCCCTGGCGATTGGCTACGGCGGCGCCACCTCCATGGATTTCACTCTGCCCGTTATTCAGCAGCACGGCGGCGTGGCCTGCGTGCCCATTGCCGTGGTCAGCGGGTTTATCCTTTCACTGCTTTCCCCGCCGCTGATTCTGTTTTTTCTTTCGCTGTCGGGTTAG
- a CDS encoding nucleoside recognition domain-containing protein: MLNGIWLSFFIAAFAASLWQWLVGGDSEVFARLVQSLFDMAKVSVDIILVLLGTMTLWLGFLSIAEKAGLIRLLGRVLDPLFCRLMPEVPRGHPAMGLISMNFAANILGLDNAATPIGIKAMHSLQSLNPSGETASNAQILFLVLNTSSLTLLPVTIFMYRAQQGAADPTLVFLPILLATTASSLAGLLAVAVMQRLKLWQPVVLAYLAIAALAMGLLITTLAGMSAQALAAASTLVGNLTLFSIVMMFLVVGALRGVRVYDAFIEGAKEGLSFTITLLPYLIAMLVAVGVLRASGVLDAGLGGIRWIIESFGWDTRFVDALPTAFVKPLSGSGARAMMIETMNTFGVDSFPGLLAATMQGSTETTFYVLAVYFGAVGITRIRHGLGCALIADAAGIITAILVCYWFFG; this comes from the coding sequence ATGCTCAACGGAATCTGGTTAAGCTTCTTTATCGCTGCGTTTGCGGCATCGCTCTGGCAGTGGTTGGTAGGTGGCGATAGCGAGGTCTTTGCCCGTCTGGTGCAGTCACTGTTCGATATGGCGAAGGTAAGCGTCGATATCATTCTGGTGCTGCTGGGCACCATGACGCTATGGCTGGGGTTTCTTTCGATTGCCGAAAAGGCGGGCTTGATTCGTTTGCTAGGGCGGGTGCTCGACCCGCTGTTCTGTCGCTTGATGCCAGAGGTTCCCCGCGGCCACCCCGCTATGGGGCTAATCAGTATGAACTTCGCGGCGAATATCCTGGGCCTGGATAACGCCGCCACGCCGATTGGCATCAAGGCGATGCACTCGCTGCAAAGCCTTAACCCCAGCGGTGAGACCGCCAGCAACGCGCAAATTCTGTTTTTGGTGCTTAATACCTCGTCGCTCACGCTACTGCCGGTAACGATTTTTATGTACCGCGCCCAGCAAGGCGCCGCTGATCCCACGCTGGTCTTCTTACCTATTCTGCTGGCGACAACCGCCTCCAGCCTGGCGGGGCTTTTGGCGGTGGCGGTGATGCAACGCTTAAAACTCTGGCAGCCCGTGGTGCTAGCCTATTTAGCGATTGCGGCACTTGCGATGGGGCTACTGATCACCACGCTGGCCGGCATGTCCGCTCAGGCGCTTGCAGCGGCCTCTACGCTAGTTGGTAACCTGACGCTATTTAGCATCGTGATGATGTTTTTAGTGGTCGGGGCGTTACGGGGTGTAAGGGTATATGACGCCTTTATTGAAGGCGCCAAAGAGGGGCTGAGTTTTACCATCACGTTGCTGCCTTATTTGATCGCTATGCTGGTGGCGGTCGGCGTACTGCGCGCCAGCGGCGTGTTAGACGCTGGCTTAGGCGGTATTCGCTGGATAATAGAAAGCTTTGGCTGGGACACCCGCTTTGTGGACGCCCTGCCCACCGCTTTTGTGAAACCACTTTCCGGCAGCGGCGCCCGCGCCATGATGATTGAAACCATGAACACCTTCGGTGTCGATAGCTTCCCAGGCCTGCTCGCGGCCACCATGCAAGGCAGTACCGAAACCACCTTTTATGTGCTGGCGGTTTACTTCGGCGCCGTGGGCATTACCCGTATTCGTCACGGTTTAGGCTGCGCCTTAATAGCAGACGCTGCGGGCATCATCACGGCCATTTTAGTGTGCTACTGGTTCTTTGGGTGA
- a CDS encoding DMT family transporter: MAGASTMLIALAAFFWGISGGIAGILLDSGWDPAVVSFYRGFVGLFFALVWLLFQRRHSGLNSRQLWFWSVVAGLGVAGNFTFYFLSIEYGNVAVAATLMYCAPVFVYLVSFALKLERPTAAKWLAIAMVMVGVVLLTKLYAIGASGLSLIGVGAGLLAGLSYALFIFGFKYAAPHGSPSAILMIAFTVLAITLLLPADIPQVIRVINAPALPLFVALGILGAGLSFLLYVVGIKHAAPALASMVAMVEPVTATLFGVAVLNESLSVIQMVGMGIILLTVTALSVSSR, encoded by the coding sequence ATGGCAGGCGCCAGCACAATGTTGATTGCGCTCGCCGCTTTTTTCTGGGGAATTTCCGGAGGAATCGCGGGCATTCTGTTAGACAGCGGTTGGGATCCGGCTGTCGTGTCATTTTATCGAGGATTTGTAGGACTTTTCTTCGCGCTTGTTTGGCTACTGTTTCAGCGTCGGCATAGCGGGCTGAACAGCAGGCAGCTTTGGTTCTGGTCGGTGGTGGCTGGCCTTGGCGTGGCAGGTAACTTCACGTTCTATTTTCTTAGTATTGAGTATGGCAATGTGGCGGTCGCGGCCACCTTGATGTACTGCGCTCCGGTGTTTGTCTATCTCGTTTCATTTGCCCTTAAGCTTGAGCGCCCTACCGCTGCCAAGTGGCTGGCCATCGCGATGGTAATGGTGGGGGTGGTACTGTTAACCAAGCTCTATGCCATTGGCGCCAGCGGGCTATCGCTCATTGGTGTAGGTGCGGGTCTGCTTGCCGGGCTCTCTTATGCGTTGTTCATTTTTGGCTTTAAGTATGCTGCCCCCCATGGCAGTCCATCCGCTATTCTCATGATTGCCTTCACCGTATTAGCAATAACGCTGCTGCTACCAGCGGATATTCCCCAGGTGATCCGCGTTATTAACGCCCCGGCGCTGCCGCTGTTTGTAGCGCTGGGTATTCTGGGCGCGGGCCTCTCATTCCTGCTTTATGTGGTCGGCATTAAACATGCGGCGCCAGCGTTAGCCTCCATGGTGGCCATGGTGGAGCCGGTCACCGCTACCCTGTTTGGGGTAGCGGTGTTAAACGAAAGCCTAAGCGTTATACAAATGGTCGGTATGGGGATCATCTTGTTAACCGTCACCGCGCTGAGCGTTTCGTCCCGCTGA
- a CDS encoding asparaginase, which produces MPRVLMLYTGGTIGMQPSPQGYIPCAGLAERLAAHLALGDPYRLPAFDVIEMQPLIDSSELMPEAWNRLVAALETHWQAYDAFVVLHGTDTMAYSAAALSFMLGTLNKPVIFTGSQIPLCEPRSDALNNVVSALQLAAHPATPCEVTLAFHDRLLRGNRARKVRTQGLDAFDSPNFPWLAELGIGISFPQPSALLSGKPNFVPIEVDDEAVAVLPLHPGMSLRRAKALLEDKMLKGLVLYSYGVGNPLSFEGELLNALKTANERGVALLNVTQCGQGEVVQGAYASGAALNQAGVIASSDIILEAAITKLTVLIGQGLVGPALRKALSAPMRGECSR; this is translated from the coding sequence ATGCCCCGCGTACTGATGCTCTATACCGGTGGGACGATTGGTATGCAGCCATCGCCACAAGGTTATATACCTTGCGCGGGGCTGGCCGAACGCCTGGCGGCGCACCTAGCGCTGGGAGACCCTTACCGGCTGCCAGCGTTTGATGTGATTGAGATGCAGCCGCTGATTGATAGCTCCGAGTTAATGCCCGAGGCGTGGAATCGTTTGGTGGCAGCATTGGAAACGCACTGGCAGGCTTATGATGCCTTTGTCGTGCTTCATGGCACCGATACTATGGCTTACAGCGCCGCGGCGCTTTCGTTTATGCTCGGTACGTTGAACAAGCCGGTGATCTTTACCGGCTCCCAAATTCCATTGTGTGAGCCAAGAAGCGATGCGCTGAACAATGTGGTCAGCGCTCTGCAGCTTGCAGCTCACCCCGCGACACCTTGCGAAGTCACCCTGGCGTTTCACGATCGACTGTTGCGCGGTAACCGAGCCCGCAAGGTGCGCACTCAAGGCTTAGATGCCTTCGATTCACCCAACTTCCCTTGGCTTGCCGAGCTTGGCATTGGCATTAGTTTTCCCCAACCTTCGGCGCTGCTTAGCGGTAAACCGAATTTTGTACCTATTGAGGTGGACGATGAGGCTGTGGCGGTACTGCCTCTGCATCCAGGGATGTCACTGCGCCGTGCCAAGGCGCTGCTGGAGGATAAAATGCTAAAAGGGCTGGTGCTGTATAGCTACGGGGTTGGCAACCCGCTTAGCTTTGAAGGCGAACTGCTTAATGCCTTGAAGACGGCTAACGAGCGAGGCGTCGCGCTGCTTAACGTCACCCAGTGTGGCCAAGGCGAGGTAGTGCAAGGCGCCTACGCCAGCGGTGCAGCACTTAATCAAGCGGGTGTGATTGCCAGCAGCGATATTATTCTGGAAGCCGCCATCACGAAGCTCACGGTGTTAATTGGGCAAGGATTGGTGGGGCCAGCGCTGCGCAAGGCATTGAGCGCGCCCATGCGCGGTGAGTGTAGCCGTTAA